Proteins from a single region of bacterium:
- a CDS encoding hypoxanthine phosphoribosyltransferase, which produces FLDKPGRRLHRVDVNYTGFTFTGDGFVVGYGLDYAGRYRNLPFIALLEPEDR; this is translated from the coding sequence GTTTCTGGACAAGCCGGGACGCAGGCTTCACCGGGTGGACGTAAATTACACCGGCTTCACCTTCACCGGGGACGGGTTCGTGGTGGGCTACGGCCTGGATTACGCCGGGCGCTACCGCAACCTCCCCTTCATCGCCCTTCTGGAGCCGGAGGACCGGTGA